The following is a genomic window from Elaeis guineensis isolate ETL-2024a chromosome 10, EG11, whole genome shotgun sequence.
ggttggggttcgaatttttgaaaataattttcatatttgtaaaatatttttactacatggttcttaccaaccaagttgcatgtttgattcataatcaaaatgcaagtgaaataagcatgaaactactttagatctaatctaaacaggttcatgtaattgaaacaatttcaactttaaactgcgcaaatttttcagacaaatatatgatggttctttgtgcagaaattattaacaaagagattttattttagatttaaatatcttttaaatctaataaatcataaatttaatctagatcatatctaacaaatttatgattaaagatagatctacacgaactaagacaacttttgcactgtaaggggtaaaccttacagtaggacaacctacagtttgtgattgatctaaaaattttaatttcagatttaacaatcagattataaattagatctaatctaaaaaataatctaagcatgcataaataatcatgtaataaacaacctaggctctaataccaattgaaggaaccagatctaggatttcaagattagatcttaaaactttttcaagatcagacagtagaagactaaaataaatcaaaatttatcttataaaattaaagaattcctagatctaagattctattacatgattattacatgatattaaattaaaaattaaaatataaagagcaagaactacatgttgatcatatcaacatgtttctatactacatctaatgtatgtaaaatataatagatcagatctattaccttgcaagttagacattctaactttgttgatctgaacttgaggatgatgttgtgagccatacatacatccgacctctaggagtcatccacacgagcccacgaatcacgattagaagtcctgatccagaaaatcaacacagtatgctagtactgcgctgatccttcttcgatggtcgatcaaatgcatccttcttcttgattaggactttttcaaagatgagaagtaggaaaaagagttttagatctgagacactctcagaaaactcaagatggaggaagggaagaggtgaacacggcaaccctagaagaagaccctcttcttcttctcttttctcttacctagacacctagtcttgtatctattgtatctccacgtTCCAACCttttttctttctgatttttgcatgccccaaaggtctctcttttctctatctttcacaaaaattttatgaaaaattttattttaaatagagagatatgatagagtctttgtctaggtcaaatacctagtcaaagattatcccaacatagcaagacaaggggtgccccctctttctttttgtgcatggaccaccagcaaaggatgcatattatgtgccataaaagtcacaaaaatctcaaaaataatctggataaaatcagtgccataaggaaagagttttggtttcctaaaactctatctcatagaatttgaaatccaactctaattcttactttgacttgatccacaaccactttccatgtaagagagaaagaaaaaaaagttttagatatgtgtgaagacctgggagagaaattttgtcacacaaaataagagagagtgggcgtgggataagagagagtgggcgtgggggctaaattggcgcaaggtagaatcctagtcttactaggattcaatctatatcTTGTtccaatttggtttctcaaaccaaatcaaaccaaaaccaaatcaacccaattaaaataggtcttaacccaattaagaacttaatttaatcagattaaattagatttaaatctgatttaattttttaatcaaattagaaattaggttgacctaagtcctaattgaactaggactagttttttcttgcacttggcttatccaataaatcaattggacttgatccaatcaagcccaactcaaatctaataaaattatatttaattagatttaatctcaatctattgacttaatcaaattaagtcaattaacaatcgaattgttaattgatcctcctgcaacacttgcactaagttaaatatccatcatattgatcgtttaactctagaacgattcttaatcattgatcaaccatccaatcagatcgtgaactctaatgtatgtgatctcatagatccaaacctaagtcggtagtacagaaataaatttttgtaccaattgaagtgaccatctagcaatggtacccgacggtcggataggtcgaatgtgtagaacaacatccttagaacccatgcggatatagtttccatataattcatccccttgaccaaaatactcataggatacctcagagtttaactgtcaactctgatcaggttgtccacattgtatttcaaaatatcaaatccatctaatggattactctggccaagattttgctaaattgaaatatagtgactcattcttctctaactcttggagtggtcaatcccatcttgatcacactccaacttcgcaagtacttgactgtgcccagaaaccttccatcactgaattaaaattttagttagtccagtaccaaagcacagtgagttgcttgtaaatcactgaggctatctcaggtctaagggacacttatacctatatcccatcagagatattctcgacagcagaatactctggagttggtcacgtttaatgacgatgtacccttacatctcacttgtatatcataccagtatctccacactccttggttaagaggacaatcaacccatatggcctatagcgacctatgctcgatagaagctgttgtccttattaacagcctatcatttggtcgtgaacagttttaaggactaattgataaatcttctctttatcgaacctaaatagtcctaaggacttcatcacaacaacggagttcattagaagatgaaaacttgtgatgaaaataccaaaaatatattttatttattaataaatcaattacaatataaggttgctcaaccatcaacaggttgatgattgacttttgggacatatttttcaatagtccATTCACACGGTTTACATGCAATGTGCACAATCGAATGGCTGAGTGTGCGGGCGAGCACGATCAAATGGTCCAGGTTGATCCTGGAGTCCTAACAGGGTTTTAGGATCTTTAAAAAGGACCCTAATGGCTTGTGGAGCAAAAAAAGGGGGCTGAGGATTTTGGAAGGTGGCCAGAGAGTCTTCTTGAATTTTTCGAGAGCTTTGTGAGGattttttttatgctttttatTGAGAAAGAGATTGATGTATGAGGGTCGAGAGGGTGTGATATTCtgttgtatttattttttctcatagtgaaacttGCGTACTCTATGGAGGTAAGCCTTGAGCTGATTCACATTATTTGATTGTGTCTTTTGTgtatctctcttcttctttcctcctaCGGTATCGACATCGTCATCGACATTACGATCTTGGATGGAGATTCATATTCCACACTCGTGAGGGATCCTCCCAATACTATTTATAAGTGGGGACAAACCTGAGTGTATTCAAACACCCCATTGATCGTGTGACAAGTGTCATCATCCGAAAAGCCTCAGAGACCATGACTCCGAAGAAAGGAGCCCCAATGGTCCTCTCCAATATACCGTCTTTATTAGATGGTACCAGCATTAAAGACGAAGCCTCATTAAGCCTTCGGATTATACAGTTCTCTACCACATGATTCCCAAGATGGATCATATTCTTCGATCCATAGAAGGTGATATGATATCCATCCACATCCAGCATCTGATGCACAAACAAGTCTACAATTTTCAAAATTTCACTCGCCGTACAATGCTAAAGCAAATGCTTCAATGAGGGTCAAGCGAGATCTTGGTTTGGATGCGGGGAGCAATCTAGCTGACCCCTCCAAACCATCCGAGCCCTTGACCATGCTAAGAGCCAACCAGCACAAGCATCATATAGAAACGAGAGACTTCATTTGAAAGGTAAACAAAATGAAAATACATTTTTTTTCATTAACCAAAAGGTTTAttacaaaattttgctaaaaagaAGGCATCGAAAGTAaatacaaaaaagaagaagaagaattagtCTTCATTTGAAGGAAATATCATGACCTCATCATCATTGTTCTCGGACGAAGGCGTGTCAAGTCCAACTTTGGGACCATTCGCTGTAGGCATGTCTTACAGTCCTGAAAGTCCTGGATGAAAGCGATCGAGCATGCCTTGATGATTTTGTCTTCAAAATTCATTGAAGCCTTGTACTCCTCGATGCATCTGAACCTGATCTCAGTGGAAACCTCTACTACAGCCTCGATGAACCCTCCTGTGATGCTAGGCAAAGAAAGGTCCACCCCGAGCCTCACCAACCCACTCGACATCCTAGGGGGAGGCTAGGCCTGGCCCAAAAATAAAGGAGCCTGAAGTGACTTTGAGACCACTGACGCAACAGCCTGTGGCAATCCAATTATGACTGGCTCATCCTCGGTCTCCACCAAGTTCACACCTGATGCCCCTGGGGATCGTGAGAGGTTAGGAGCAGGAAGCTTCGGCTGGACACTCCTCGATCTTTTGGATGAGGATTCTCCACTTGAAGAGCTTATCTTCTTCTTCACCACCAACTTGATGAACCAAAACGACGGCTTAATTATTCAAGACAAAGAAAAGAGAATCTTTCTCCGGTAATTACAATGATAAAAAAACAACTAGTAGTTAAATGGCAAAAAATCTAACTAGATGGGTAGTCTATTTATACAAATCACCGACAGTATGGATTCGACCATCGAATCATTAGATCTTGCCACTTGGTCAATCTTAGAGTAACGGATCTATGGCTTTTCGTTGCACCCTTCTCTGATTGAGTCACGTGAGACAACCTGCAAAATGTGCCTCAGAACTTACTACCGCCTGCCATATGGCAAGTCCTAGTGAGTTCAGGGACAATCTCCAGATTCCTTCTCTCTAAAGCATCGTTCCGTGACCTTTCGAGCTCCCTCTCGAATAATGGCAGTGTGAGCCACGAAAGGACACATCATTAATTCTCAAAAGCTCTTCCCTCTAAGTACATAATACGGATGCATCCAAGGGGGAACTGGATCGACGGTCAGCTACCAAGATAATTACTTCCTTCGCTCGAAGCCGAAAAGCCATTTCGAACTTAAAAGTGAGGGGCAGATATTATGAGAGTAACCCACTGACCAAATCAACCATTCCCATGGGAGCGGCTAAGGCAACTTGATGGAGCCACATTAGGTGCGGGCTTGAGATCTGAATCCCACACCCATTTTAGATCATCGACTCGATTAGTCATGCGGGTGAAGCCCGCATCAAACACATACGACTAACAATCTTGATCCGAAAGTTGGTGGACAAATTTTTCTCCAAATGAATGGTCAGAATATGGGCCAATGGCCTAGAGAATTAGACCTAACATATCTACAGATTCTGACTAATGGCATATGATTAAATCTCCAGATAAAAGAGAAACGAAGGAGACCCTCAGGTGAGAGAGAGCTAACTCAACAAAAAAGCAAACTAAACAGAGAGCAGAAGAGTATTATGTTCTCTGATATCTTTTCTCTCTCATTTCTCTCTATTATTTTCAAAGCTctggctaacttaagcatcaaaggATCTCCCACTGAAATACCCTCGATGAGTGTAGATTTTCCTTGTAGATTTCTTCTGGCATCCCGGATCCTCGACGATGCCAATCTCCAGCTACATTAGCAATTTTCTGAAGCCTTGCGGCAACAATGATCATCTGCACCATTAGTACTTAGCCTCATCTTGTGTTCAATCTCATCGTGAAGAGGTTTTTTGTCTTCATTTTTCATGATGGGTCAAAACCGGAGTTGAGTTTTCGTTTGCAGGATAAATATATCTACCATGTTTTGCCAGACCGTAGAAAGTCTTACTGGCAATGTCATATTTCAATACCTTGTGCCCAGTTTTTGTCCTGCGCAAGCAATGAACTAGTGGCGATGGGCTGCTCTGTAACTCCTTGTTAGTGAACCAAGGGCATGCTGGGAGAGTTAAGTTCTGAAATGAAAATGAGTAACTCTCCCTCCAACTATTTGGTTAGAGAGAATCTGGTTCTTATTTCCATTTCAGGAGTGAGTAGAAATGttttaatcctctaaaatatGATCCTAACTttctttttgatatttaaatGGCATTCCTTAGATTTatttaaaaatcaattttttaaaaatatttccttTTTAACTGATTttccaaaaaaatatttaaaaatatttcaattctaATGCTAAATCAAACATGTCGAGAAATATGATCATTATGATTCCACTTTGGCCGtgaaccaaatgcaccctaatGTTTCATGGTTGATGTTTTACGTTTATATTGCCACACCAACTCTAGAATCTTACATGCCTCATGAACATGCACATAGATGCAATTAATTGGACCGATTTTGATTCAGTTACCTTTTCATTTTCTATGCTTTGAGGTTACATGTCATGTTTCTAAAAATATAATCACCAGATAAGTTGATGTTGGTttcttaattatatataattttgtcTAGACAATTTGTATGCCCCTCGTACCGCTGTTTTTCTGCTACTGCTATCAGTTTCTCTTGAATACCTGTCCAAACTATCCAAACGAGAGGTGTTGGAAGACACTGCCGGGACGTTTCTATCTCATGCAGAGCTTGGATTGTGTTACGGTGTGTGTTGTACGTAGAGAATATGATGCTAGGAGGGACTCTCCGCTTGAGCCCTCAGTTTATTTTTGTTCCTTCTATGATTCAAGGACCATCTCTGTTTTGGGGCTTTTGAGTGCCGGCAATCTTAAAaagttttagtattttttaatcgTCTTTGCCCATATACGAATGCTGTAGACTGAATCACAcaaattctttctttctttttttttttttattgtaattgGGAGGCAGAGCCACCCAGATATTCGATTAATGGTAAGTTTAAATTACAAGAACATCACATGCACTTACAAGTTTGATAAGGGTCTGTGCTGTGCTTTATGTTAAAGCACACCACCAAGAAGGATACGCTGGTGTGCCAGTGGTGTGAAAACTCTCTCTTTACATTGGGCAAGATGATCCTATAGTCTTCCAACCATGTACAGATGAACAAAATGTTTCCAAGGATCACACAAATTCTTGTTTCTTTGTATGTTTTGTGATTAATTTGCTAATCCTAGATCTAGCTTCTTCTCGATTTCTCTTGTTGTTGCTACACGACCATAGATAACCGGTGCTTGAAAGACTCAAAAGTCATTGTTTCTTTGGATTGCCATCATTCTGGTAATCAGGTTCAGAAGCTAAAAGTTTTTCATGTGCAAACTTCTCACTGCTGATGATCCAATTAACACGGTTACTGCAGCTCCTCTTGCCCAGGTTTCATGTATTGCTGCTCCAAAGTGGCTTCCCATTTTTTTCCTAAATGCCTATTTCTGGGGTAATATGGGAGCAGCTTAaagcaaaaataaatattaaaggaTGGCCTGGTAGATCCAATCCTcttgaaaatatttaaaaactcTTCATTGCAACACAAGATATAGAGTATAGATAAGTATTAATTCAGAAACACTCAAAATTTTCTAGCAAATTGTTTCTGCATCAAAGTGTGGAATTAGGAGAGAGCAATCCAAAGACAATTGATAAGAAAACTCATGATAACAGGTCCCCACCCccaaccccaaaaaaaaaaaaacttaacgagatttgaacccataaccttcaGCTCTGATAacaaattaattaaccaattaattctaatatttaaaaaaatagaaaaggggTCAACAATACAAATCAGGCTTTAACAGGTACCATCCAGAAAATCTACAGGGTGTTACAAATTATTTTCCTTCCTATTTTCACACTTGGTCCTGGCAGCATGGCCACTTAGGTCTAAATAATCCAAGCGAGACACTACTAAGGAACCGAGTGAGGTATCGGCTCAGTGTTCACAATCACATTTCACTACCAACAAACCTTCTGTATCTTTTTCCTGATTAATCTTCATTTGCAGAACCTATTTGAAACCAAAGAAACAGATAAGTTGCAGAAACAACCAAAAAGATGATTGCAAATGAAAGCGAGCACTCTATGGATATAGAGAGCCTGGGTTCATTTCTTCAAGCAAAGGTAATCGATCTATATACCAGTGCCGGAAAAGAGCTCTTTATATATAGGATCAACAGTACTGTACAAAGTCCATGAAACTCATTCCTGTTTTGTTCTCTCCAACAATAATacagaaaaaacaaaaaataaaacaatcaaaCAAGTTTGACTCAACATTTACAATGGTACAGTCATAACAGAAAGTAAGGGAAAAAAAATGCAGCAGGGAATCACGCACCAGCCGGTATGAGGACTAGATGCTGACAGGCTGCTCCGGGGGGCAAAAAAACCAGGGGACCAGAAGCTAATATCTTTAGTGAAAAGATAAAAGAGCTCTCCCTCATCTTCAAGCTGCATCATTTGGCAGCATTATCTTGCATATCCTCTTCAGATTTCCAAACAACATCCTTCAGGCTGCTGGAGAGAGTCTTATAAAACTGCAGGCACAAAAGGAGTTACGATCAGCTGAACTGCTGAAGCAATCATGAATTTCCTCAAAAGTAGTTATATAGAAGGACAAGTAAATGTTATTGCCCATATTTAGCGCTTCCAGCCAGAAAAATAGGAGCTGGAGGGGAACAAGAGAAGACTGAAGGCTTCATAAACTTTAATGCAGTTTCACAGCTTGGAGCACTGCAGGACATGGAACAGGTTTAATATATTATCAAACAATCACTGCTTCTATCCTTAACTCATGACTGATGATTTTGGGGTAATACTATGGTGTACATGGCAGACAAATGATGCTTTGCTATATAATCTCATGTACCACATGATATCTGCTGCATCACTTTTACGAAGCTAGGCAGGTAGCACACACGCAGATGAGAGAAAGTGGTTAAGAGTTCATTTTTAGTATATCACAAAGTCATCCATGTTAGATAACCATCAATATTTGATTAAAGATGAAATTTTAGTCTCAAAATGAAGCCTTTTCTTGAAATTGTTTGATTGAAAACACATATAGATGATGGTTACTTAAATACAAAATAAGTACACATATAAATTTACTTGTATGTACTTTGTCGAGTTAGACGCTTTGAAACAAACATTACACTTCTTTGGCAGCGTCACAGTGAGTGGGCTAATTCAAGAAAAGTCAAGACAGGGTTTACAGATCAGAAACgattagttttttttaaaaaaaaaagaaaaaagaaaaatctgtTTGTATATGTTTGAGTTTATCAACTATCAAGTAAAAGACAAGCAAcaaaatatacattacattatTAGCAATTTAGCATTAGTTCATGTGTCACTCAGAAATTAGCCAGCTCAAAAAGTACTGTATTTCTTTCTAAGCAACAATATTGCAATATTGTGGGAAAACATTCATATGAGAAGTtggataataaaaataataaaagctaAAAAGTCAAAATTCTATCACTATGTTCAAAGAATGGCATGAATCAAGATCTGCTTAAAGGTGTCCAACCACAACCAGTCAGCAGCACTGACATCATACAAATGAGTGATCTCTAGAACTGTATAAAATCACGGTAATATGCCATCAAATTGACAATCTAGATACAACAATCCAGTTCCTCCAACCATGTAGAAGATTCAGCCAACTGTCTAGATATATTCTCTTCTTAGAAATACAAATGTCTCCCATGTTCATCCAATCAACTACAAGAAATCATTATACTTGGTCAAAAATTATGACAGTACCTTGTGGAACTCCAGAGTATCTCCTTTAGCTTTCCGTACCTCAACCATATGAAGAGAAGGAGCTACTTGAAATACCTGAAAGTCATAATACAAGAGTtagaacaaaaaaaatcaacttaTTAGCTTTCAGCAATTAAATCCAGTACGAACTTGATCATACCTCAGTAGCAACATTGAGGTTCCCCTTTCTTCCAGCTTTCATGTTTTGCAGCCTCATCTGAAAGAGGAAGAGTTATTTAATGGAAAAACATGAGAGGTAGATCTACAACGTCACCTTTAGGTCCTCTACCATGAAGACTGACACAGACCCTCTAACATGTTATAAGAATAGGTTGTTGCACTCAGTCCTGCACATGACTCACCTTGTAATTTTTCCTCTGAACATTAAAGCCCAGCGGCTTTGCAGCTTCTTCAATCTTACTAATGATTTCATTGGCTGGACATTTTGATGTAAATCTGGTTTCTCTCTTGAATTCCTGTCACAAGTAAGAGTGCATGGTTTAGAATCTTATATCCATGATGACCAGCAAAACTAAGCCTACTTATACTAATAACATTAAacattccatataagaaagaGATGTGATAAAGCATCTTAAGAGAAATTTGAGTttggaataaaataaaataaggttGTTCATGAACAACTTAAGATACCTATAATGATCCAGGAACTCACCAAAAAAAGTTAGCCAAAAAGGTATTATTTCAGGTTGTAAGATCTCTCCAATGCACAGTCAATGTAAGACCAAGCACACATCTACATGGGTCCTTACATACCCCACAACCTTTTAAGCCCGGCAACCTTGCCAAAAGATAGCCCCTTTTTTATTTCATGGTTGATCACGAGTAGGTCATACGTTTGTGATTGTGTTTTTAATTACACCCTTTGTCTAGCAAGAATGACAGGACTTAAACAAAGAGATTACACCGGAGATTGGATTGCATCCTTTGTTGCCGAGCACACCGGAGACTGGACCTGGCATTAGGGCGACGCTTGTCCACGAGCCCTGAAGGATATTTTATATCCTGATTTCTTAGGTTGTACTCACACTAGAATGGTGTGATCTCCcgtatgaaccaaaaaaaaaaacgaagAGAGTGTGCGAGGACTTATATATGCGGGCATGAGTTTGGTACTACATTATTTGTGTGTTGGGGGAGTGCTTGGAAATTTAAATAGGGCCAGGGATCCTATAACAACTATTGGCTAGCATATTTTTGTGAGGTCCAGGATCATTGCAATACCAGCAACTAATAATATCACATTCCAAAACATACAGAAAAATTGTAAGTGCATTAATTTATCTATTGCCTAAACATAGAAATGGTAATGACCAACTACAAAAAAGCATTAGTGTTTCAACCTGTTCTATGTCAAACAAATTGCCAAGATTTAGCCCCTTTGACATTGAAATCAACTCAAATGCGTTCATAGCTGCTGGCTGGTCTTCTTTCTTCTCTGTTACATGGTGTTCCTGAAATAAAGGTAACACATGTAGTAAATACCATTTTAGCCATGACCACCACAACAGCATGTACCAAATGAAgggaacagaaaaaaaaaagcttttaCTGTAATTGCTCCCGGAGCTCGTCTTCGACTCACTTCTGAGTCCTTGAAAGCAGCATCCACATCATCCAGATTTGCATCATACTTCTCCCCAAAGACTGGTGGCTTATAGCCTTTCTTGAACCATTCATCCTCCAGTATCTCAGGGATAGTTATTCGCTGCCATGAGTCACAACAGTTCAAGATAGGTAATAACAAATTTTGCCCTTTTAGACATTGCAAAGACATAATTTTCTGTCACAGTATATGACTAAAATGAGCTGTCTACCTTTTTCTCCCTTTTATTTTTCTGTGTGCCAATCTCAGAATCTTATTAATTACAATATATGACTGATAATTATATACTATGACTAATAAGAAACCAATCCAGAATAGTCAAACCAGCTCCTATTTTTCCATCTGTGATTCAATGTTAACTGTGATTCTTATTAATATGTATGAGAATCAGCATCTAACACTAGTTTAtgaatcaaatcacaaaatactCGCTACTGCATTAAAGGTTATCTAAAAAAATACTGtttaattttattcataaaaGCAACTTACTGTCATCGGGTTTGGATCAAGGATTCTTGCCAACAGCCTCATGGCGCCAAAGGTAAGCCAAGATGGGCATGTAAATTCAGCAGCTGAAATCTGCACCCAAAAAGAGAAATTTTTAGAAGAGGAAGAGAATGTAAGAATGCATGGAATCCTAAATCCTAGATATAGCATAATGCTCACTTTCTTATACAAGGTCATAAGATTAGAATCCTCGAAAGGCAAGTACCCTGCTAGCAATACAAAAAGAATGACTCCACATGACCATAAGTCTGCAGTTGCCCCATCATAGCCTCGATCATTGAGGACCTAAACAGAGGGAAAAGGAAAATTGGACTTGACATGATTTAAAAAAGAAGATGGGCAGAAGACATATTTGCCAATGTTAAAATCATAAAACTGCCATCTGCACCTCTGGAGCAACATAGTTTGGAGTTCCACAAGTAGTGTGAAGCAAGCCATCATCCTGAAGGAAACAACATTAATGGTTGAAACTCGATTAAGTTTTGAGAAGTAATGATTAATTAAAACGTAATGATATGATAACTTATCTAAGAAGTAACTAGCAGATCTCAtaattcatgaaaaaaaatgagGTTAGAGTTCTAGCATCCTTTTTATCTTGGAGTGAATAATTCAACAATCTTATGACTTAGGGCCAC
Proteins encoded in this region:
- the LOC105032061 gene encoding CBL-interacting protein kinase 32 isoform X1 yields the protein MSTAKVKRRVGKFELGRTIGEGTFAKVKFARNSETGDPVAIKILDKEKVLKNKLVEQIKREIATMKLIKHPNVVRLYEVMGSKTKIFLVLEYVTGGELFDKIVNHGRMREDEARRYFQQLINAVDYCHSRGVYHRDLKPENLLLDAFGNLKVSDFGLSALSQQVRDDGLLHTTCGTPNYVAPEVLNDRGYDGATADLWSCGVILFVLLAGYLPFEDSNLMTLYKKISAAEFTCPSWLTFGAMRLLARILDPNPMTRITIPEILEDEWFKKGYKPPVFGEKYDANLDDVDAAFKDSEVSRRRAPGAITEHHVTEKKEDQPAAMNAFELISMSKGLNLGNLFDIEQEFKRETRFTSKCPANEIISKIEEAAKPLGFNVQRKNYKMRLQNMKAGRKGNLNVATEVFQVAPSLHMVEVRKAKGDTLEFHKFYKTLSSSLKDVVWKSEEDMQDNAAK
- the LOC105032061 gene encoding CBL-interacting protein kinase 32 isoform X2; its protein translation is MSTAKVKRRVGKFELGRTIGEGTFAKVKFARNSETGDPVAIKILDKEKVLKNKLVEQIKREIATMKLIKHPNVVRLYEVMGSKTKIFLVLEYVTGGELFDKIVNHGRMREDEARRYFQQLINAVDYCHSRGVYHRDLKPENLLLDAFGNLKVSDFGLSALSQQVRDDGLLHTTCGTPNYVAPEVLNDRGYDGATADLWSCGVILFVLLAGYLPFEDSNLMTLYKKISAAEFTCPSWLTFGAMRLLARILDPNPMTRITIPEILEDEWFKKGYKPPVFGEKYDANLDDVDAAFKDSEVSRRRAPGAITEHHVTEKKEDQPAAMNAFELISMSKGLNLGNLFDIEQEFKRETRFTSKCPANEIISKIEEAAKPLGFNVQRKNYKMRLQNMKAGRKGNLNVATEVFQVAPSLHMVEVRKAKGDTLEFHKCSKL
- the LOC105032061 gene encoding CBL-interacting protein kinase 32 isoform X3, translated to MQIKREIATMKLIKHPNVVRLYEVMGSKTKIFLVLEYVTGGELFDKIVNHGRMREDEARRYFQQLINAVDYCHSRGVYHRDLKPENLLLDAFGNLKVSDFGLSALSQQVRDDGLLHTTCGTPNYVAPEVLNDRGYDGATADLWSCGVILFVLLAGYLPFEDSNLMTLYKKISAAEFTCPSWLTFGAMRLLARILDPNPMTRITIPEILEDEWFKKGYKPPVFGEKYDANLDDVDAAFKDSEEHHVTEKKEDQPAAMNAFELISMSKGLNLGNLFDIEQEFKRETRFTSKCPANEIISKIEEAAKPLGFNVQRKNYKMRLQNMKAGRKGNLNVATEVFQVAPSLHMVEVRKAKGDTLEFHKFYKTLSSSLKDVVWKSEEDMQDNAAK